The Channa argus isolate prfri chromosome 14, Channa argus male v1.0, whole genome shotgun sequence genome includes a window with the following:
- the ssx2ipa gene encoding synovial sarcoma, X breakpoint 2 interacting protein a isoform X1, with amino-acid sequence MGEWWTTLPTETSAGNYDISSISHVTMSPSRQNNVSMYSSVALSKSSYSVISAFCTDDNIPQCISYINQELTSLGLSSTCIKASSQGGVGLNAVPALNAIYEMMQIQRRNVCTLEELEKDQLKKSSTLEQMQMSNSRLKDQLELSIREKSGLHETERQLQLKIKTLQNCLKTEKDEVQKLQNIIASRASQYSHDAKRKEREAAKLKERLSQLLVDRKDKKLAIDVLNCLGRSDGKRSHWKTVKATASHEGEMYKSVLRDYEASQRALMLENTELKKVLQQMKKEIVHILSSQHSSTRGATADDSQEQADSDGEEKVGDSSREMLDQSCEQAKEQLTNSIRQQWRKLRNHMEKLDSKASQVQNQLESNKEVIPRETHEDEMERMRREIQQCKEFIHAQQQLLQQQLNTSFDDETAALLNDCYTLEEKERLKEEWRLFEEQKRNFERERKHFTEAAIRLGREKKAFEEDRASWLKNQFLNMTPFTDRRRCSSSDCQSALSIKSETEVRMSSTKAQMANSSTYATFSTPKHTQSTTVPSTTELYRTLRLIPDSSSSRQSNQGRWQESSTIEDGSALIKSKNRARCGDLSIFSLGEDENILT; translated from the exons ATGGGAGAGTGGTGGACAACACTGCCAACAGAGACTTCTGCAG GAAACTATGACATTTCCAGCATATCACATGTGACGATGTCCCCCTCAAGACAGAACAATGTGTCAATGTACTCTTCTGTGGCTTTGTCTAAAAGCTCCTACAGTGTGATAAGTGCCTTTTGCACAGATGATAATATTCCTCAGTGCATTTCCTACATCAATCAG GAGCTTACCTCACTAGGCCTCTCTTCCACATGCATCAAGGCCAGCTCACAAGGGGGAGTTGGTCTAAATGCAGTGCCAGCTCTGAATGCCATCTACGAGATGATGCAGATTCAGAGACGAAATGTGTGCACATTAGAAGAGCTGGAGAAAGATCAGCTTAAAAAATCCAGCACATTGGAACAGATGCAAATGAGCAATTCCAGACTGAAG GATCAGTTAGAACTGTCCATAAGAGAGAAGTCCGGTCTGCATGAGACTGAGAGGCAACTACAACTCAAAATCAAGACTTTGCAGAACtgtttgaaaactgaaaaagatgAG GTTCAGAAGCTTCAGAATATAATTGCCAGCCGTGCCTCCCAGTACAGCCATGATGccaagagaaaagagagagaagctgcAAAGCTCAAGGAACGTCTCAGCCAGTTACTGGTTGACCGAAAGGATAAGAAACTTG CTATTGATGTACTGAATTGTTTGGGACGGTCGGATGGAAAAAGAAGCCATTGGAAGACTGTAAAAGCAACAGCAAG TCACGAGGGTGAGATGTACAAGTCCGTGCTCCGTGACTATGAGGCAAGTCAGAGAGCCTTGATGCTGGAGAACACTGAGCTTAAAAAAGTCCTCCAGCAGATGAAGAAGGAGATTGTACACATCCTGAGTTCACAACATTCTTCTACCAGAGGAGCAACTGCTGATGACAGCCAGGAGCAG GCTGATTCAGATGGGGAGGAGAAGGTGGGGGACTCTAGCAGGGAAATGCTGGACCAATCCTGTGAGCAGGCTAAGGAGCAGCTCACTAATAGCATCCGCCAGCAGTGGAGGAAACTGAGAAACCACATGGAAAAGCTAGATAGCAAAG CGTCCCAAGTCCAGAATCAGCTGGAGTCCAATAAAGAGGTGATCCCAAGGGAGACTCATGAAGATGAGATGGAACGGATGAGGCGTGAAATCCAGCAGTGCAAAGAGTTCATTCATGCTCAACAACAGCTCCTCCAG CAGCAACTCAACACATCATTTGACGATGAGACAGCAGCTCTTCTTAATGATTGCTACACATTGGAGGAAAAAGAGCGTCTCAAAGAGGAGTGGAGGCTGTTTGAGGAACAGAAGAGAAATTTTGAGAGGGAACGAAAGCACTTCACAGAGGCTGCTATTCGCCTGGGCCGAGAG aaaaaagcatttgaagAGGATCGTGCTTCGTGGCTCAAGAATCAGTTTTTGAACATGACTCCCTTTACAGACCGTAGAAGATGTTCCTCGTCTGATTGTCAAAGTGCCTTATCAATCA AAAGTGAGACAGAAGTAAGAATGTCTTCAACAAAGGCTCAGATGGCAAATTCATCAACCTATGCTACATTCTCCACTCCTAAACATACACAAAGTACTACTGTGCCATCCACAACTGAACTTTATCGGACGCTCCGCCTGATACCAGACAGCag TTCCTCCAGACAGTCAAATCAAGGTCGCTGGCAAGAGTCCAGCACCATTGAAGATGGAAGCGCTCTGATAAAGTCAAAAAACAGAGCTCGATGTGGAGACTTGAGTATTTTCTCTCTGGGTGAAGATGAGAACATTCTAACCTAA
- the ssx2ipa gene encoding synovial sarcoma, X breakpoint 2 interacting protein a isoform X2 has product MGEWWTTLPTETSAGNYDISSISHVTMSPSRQNNVSMYSSVALSKSSYSVISAFCTDDNIPQCISYINQELTSLGLSSTCIKASSQGGVGLNAVPALNAIYEMMQIQRRNVCTLEELEKDQLKKSSTLEQMQMSNSRLKDQLELSIREKSGLHETERQLQLKIKTLQNCLKTEKDEVQKLQNIIASRASQYSHDAKRKEREAAKLKERLSQLLVDRKDKKLAIDVLNCLGRSDGKRSHWKTVKATASHEGEMYKSVLRDYEASQRALMLENTELKKVLQQMKKEIVHILSSQHSSTRGATADDSQEQADSDGEEKVGDSSREMLDQSCEQAKEQLTNSIRQQWRKLRNHMEKLDSKASQVQNQLESNKEVIPRETHEDEMERMRREIQQCKEFIHAQQQLLQQLNTSFDDETAALLNDCYTLEEKERLKEEWRLFEEQKRNFERERKHFTEAAIRLGREKKAFEEDRASWLKNQFLNMTPFTDRRRCSSSDCQSALSIKSETEVRMSSTKAQMANSSTYATFSTPKHTQSTTVPSTTELYRTLRLIPDSSSSRQSNQGRWQESSTIEDGSALIKSKNRARCGDLSIFSLGEDENILT; this is encoded by the exons ATGGGAGAGTGGTGGACAACACTGCCAACAGAGACTTCTGCAG GAAACTATGACATTTCCAGCATATCACATGTGACGATGTCCCCCTCAAGACAGAACAATGTGTCAATGTACTCTTCTGTGGCTTTGTCTAAAAGCTCCTACAGTGTGATAAGTGCCTTTTGCACAGATGATAATATTCCTCAGTGCATTTCCTACATCAATCAG GAGCTTACCTCACTAGGCCTCTCTTCCACATGCATCAAGGCCAGCTCACAAGGGGGAGTTGGTCTAAATGCAGTGCCAGCTCTGAATGCCATCTACGAGATGATGCAGATTCAGAGACGAAATGTGTGCACATTAGAAGAGCTGGAGAAAGATCAGCTTAAAAAATCCAGCACATTGGAACAGATGCAAATGAGCAATTCCAGACTGAAG GATCAGTTAGAACTGTCCATAAGAGAGAAGTCCGGTCTGCATGAGACTGAGAGGCAACTACAACTCAAAATCAAGACTTTGCAGAACtgtttgaaaactgaaaaagatgAG GTTCAGAAGCTTCAGAATATAATTGCCAGCCGTGCCTCCCAGTACAGCCATGATGccaagagaaaagagagagaagctgcAAAGCTCAAGGAACGTCTCAGCCAGTTACTGGTTGACCGAAAGGATAAGAAACTTG CTATTGATGTACTGAATTGTTTGGGACGGTCGGATGGAAAAAGAAGCCATTGGAAGACTGTAAAAGCAACAGCAAG TCACGAGGGTGAGATGTACAAGTCCGTGCTCCGTGACTATGAGGCAAGTCAGAGAGCCTTGATGCTGGAGAACACTGAGCTTAAAAAAGTCCTCCAGCAGATGAAGAAGGAGATTGTACACATCCTGAGTTCACAACATTCTTCTACCAGAGGAGCAACTGCTGATGACAGCCAGGAGCAG GCTGATTCAGATGGGGAGGAGAAGGTGGGGGACTCTAGCAGGGAAATGCTGGACCAATCCTGTGAGCAGGCTAAGGAGCAGCTCACTAATAGCATCCGCCAGCAGTGGAGGAAACTGAGAAACCACATGGAAAAGCTAGATAGCAAAG CGTCCCAAGTCCAGAATCAGCTGGAGTCCAATAAAGAGGTGATCCCAAGGGAGACTCATGAAGATGAGATGGAACGGATGAGGCGTGAAATCCAGCAGTGCAAAGAGTTCATTCATGCTCAACAACAGCTCCTCCAG CAACTCAACACATCATTTGACGATGAGACAGCAGCTCTTCTTAATGATTGCTACACATTGGAGGAAAAAGAGCGTCTCAAAGAGGAGTGGAGGCTGTTTGAGGAACAGAAGAGAAATTTTGAGAGGGAACGAAAGCACTTCACAGAGGCTGCTATTCGCCTGGGCCGAGAG aaaaaagcatttgaagAGGATCGTGCTTCGTGGCTCAAGAATCAGTTTTTGAACATGACTCCCTTTACAGACCGTAGAAGATGTTCCTCGTCTGATTGTCAAAGTGCCTTATCAATCA AAAGTGAGACAGAAGTAAGAATGTCTTCAACAAAGGCTCAGATGGCAAATTCATCAACCTATGCTACATTCTCCACTCCTAAACATACACAAAGTACTACTGTGCCATCCACAACTGAACTTTATCGGACGCTCCGCCTGATACCAGACAGCag TTCCTCCAGACAGTCAAATCAAGGTCGCTGGCAAGAGTCCAGCACCATTGAAGATGGAAGCGCTCTGATAAAGTCAAAAAACAGAGCTCGATGTGGAGACTTGAGTATTTTCTCTCTGGGTGAAGATGAGAACATTCTAACCTAA
- the LOC137140642 gene encoding guanine nucleotide-binding protein G(I)/G(S)/G(O) subunit gamma-5-like, which translates to MSTSNLVAMKKIVQQLRFEASINRVKVSQAAADLQQFCIQNALQDPLLTGVSSSTNPFRPQKVCSFL; encoded by the exons atgtcCACCTCAAATCTCGTAGCCATGAAGAAAATCGTGCAGCAGCTCCGTTTTGAGGCAAGCATAAACAGAGTAAAG GTCTCCCAGGCAGCTGCAGATCTTCAACAATTCTGCATACAGAATGCCCTGCAGGATCCTCTGCTTACCGGTGTGTCTTCCAGTACCAACCCCTTCAGGCCTCAGAAGGTGTGCTCCTTCTTGTGA
- the fuz gene encoding protein fuzzy homolog has protein sequence MMMLQDGSTQLLCLTASSGVPLFTRGASKQLPFSVIGSLNGVHMFGDGQGVSLSCCETEGGGKVVWRVFQDSVMLITVSGGGQGDAGSGREEEVRLQRLLENVWNCMVLVLGQDELANIKNVERLKRDLRSCFSLIDRLLEDRPEGFLGNLTHCADSLVPPNPTLLQEAVDGFAVAADSEFGCLLVRGRIAAATEKWWRLAHQEIVLLSVLMQSLSASGSASCDYPVFLPQGSPTVAHRLLRFQLLPGADVCVLCGPTPSLHTAESRLVGQFWSPLVKTLRDCLTVGERCLPGSVSLHPDLLALLLINRETHRSVSYVCSPSGGAPVPSKARCWELLKLFYIFSTTRYFSIEETLCVSTEERIHTSNTEDFAHGFSHQPLQCYLVTEECKSYGLQTSHHQLFLLIPLSVPTFALHTVATQTLSDIVTATGF, from the coding sequence ATGATGATGCTCCAGGATGGGTCAACGCAGCTGCTGTGCCTCACAGCCAGCAGCGGGGTTCCTCTTTTCACAAGGGGAGCTTCCAAACAGCTGCCTTTCTCTGTCATCGGCTCTTTGAATGGTGTTCACATGTTTGGCGATGGTCAGGGCGTATCGTTGTCCTGTTGTGAGACTGAAGGGGGGGGCAAAGTCGTGTGGAGAGTTTTCCAGGACAGTGTGATGCTCATCACTGTGAGTGGAGGGGGTCAAGGTGATGCAGGCAGcggcagagaggaggaggttcGTCTACAGCGCCTCCTGGAGAATGTGTGGAACTGCATGGTGCTAGTGCTGGGGCAGGATGAGCTAGCcaacataaaaaatgttgagAGGCTGAAGAGGGACTTGCGCTCTTGCTTTAGCCTCATTGATCGTCTATTGGAGGACAGGCCTGAGGGCTTCCTGGGCAACCTGACACACTGCGCTGATTCACTGGTGCCTCCAAACCCCACTCTTCTTCAAGAGGCAGTGGATGGCTTTGCAGTGGCTGCAGACAGCGAGTTTGGTTGCCTTCTTGTCCGTGGGCGGATAGCTGCAGCAACTGAGAAGTGGTGGCGTTTAGCACATCAGGAAATTGTGCTGCTTTCTGTCTTAATGCAGTCCCTCTCAGCATCTGGATCAGCTTCTTGTGATTATCCAGTTTTCCTTCCTCAGGGCAGCCCCACCGTGGCCCATCGCCTGCTCCGCTTCCAGCTGCTGCCTggtgcagatgtgtgtgtgctatgtGGTCCCACCCCTTCCCTGCACACAGCTGAGAGTAGGCTGGTGGGTCAGTTCTGGTCACCCTTGGTAAAGACTCTGAGAGACTGCTTAACTGTTGGAGAACGCTGCTTACCCGGATCTGTGTCCCTGCACCCTGACTTGCTGGCGCTTCTTCTCATAAACCGTGAAACACATCGCTCAGTCTCTTATGTGTGCTCTCCATCTGGTGGTGCTCCCGTACCCTCCAAGGCCCGCTGCTGGGAGCTACTAAAGCTCTTTTACATCTTCAGCACAACACGCTACTTCTCCATAGAGGAGACTTTGTGTGTCTCCACAGAGGAAAGGATTCATACAAGCAACACTGAAGACTTTGCCCATGGATTCTCCCACCAGCCACTGCAGTGCTATCTAGTTACAGAAGAATGCAAAAGCTATGGGCTTCAAACATCCCATCACCAGCTATTTCTGCTCATCCCACTGTCAGTGCCCACCTTTGCATTGCATACAGTGGCCACACAGACTCTCTCAGATATTGTTACAGCCACTGggttttaa